The following proteins are co-located in the Desulfatitalea tepidiphila genome:
- a CDS encoding conjugal transfer protein TraB, with protein MKFIEVGRLSPSNFGETFKIIYDAIDDTVRAKESGAEATASGSAQKP; from the coding sequence GTGAAATTCATCGAAGTCGGTAGACTGTCGCCCAGCAATTTTGGCGAGACGTTCAAGATCATATACGATGCCATTGATGACACCGTCAGAGCGAAAGAGAGCGGCGCCGAGGCCACAGCGAGCGGCAGCGCCCAAAAGCCGTGA
- a CDS encoding alpha/beta fold hydrolase, which yields MPAERIHRIDIGWQDLFKPILGLKTAPENDPLINQIAIRKETLPIILVPGIMGSRLKRASGGDKTWDPDANWFMLSRFGLPHVDAKDRKNMLVGESSHRTGHLSVDPDNAEVPEPGRDRGWGTVAWQHYGSLLGALAGHEWPTTLDVCFDLPVYAFGYNWTDSSHASGRALADYIDRVIDEQGRIQPCRQVILVTHSMGGLVARSACKLHGAESKVLGVLHGAQPAFGAPAAYQRIKHGFRELDGSLWDWLCHPIRKISDTLTERVLGDEGPEVTLLMAHMPGGLELLPTRAYRTNEGRAEWLHYRGRHGHSLDLPRRGDPYDEIYCAKEAPFRLIDPRWLGATSAGEYDQMKAGQWGDYIENLKVAKQFHVSLGHYSHPETYQFYGTALETPDRIEIGCQKFSGRQLFDLQYLEGKHFFEFRDAHNQVIDTDRDMYLDDPAAFEIPNRWHTESIWAYAVSPPTGSGDGTVPDASGRALAARPSFYDKGPNGTVSIDADDENDHARTHDRIFNTATARHITIKVIENLCKAKIRRETGA from the coding sequence ATGCCCGCAGAACGCATCCACCGTATCGACATCGGCTGGCAGGACCTGTTCAAGCCGATCTTGGGACTCAAGACCGCACCGGAAAATGATCCATTGATCAATCAGATCGCCATCCGCAAGGAGACCCTGCCCATCATCCTGGTTCCCGGCATCATGGGCAGCCGTCTCAAAAGGGCCTCCGGCGGAGACAAGACGTGGGACCCGGACGCCAACTGGTTTATGCTGAGCCGGTTCGGCCTGCCCCATGTTGATGCCAAAGACCGTAAAAACATGCTGGTGGGAGAATCCTCTCATCGAACCGGCCACCTGTCCGTCGATCCGGACAACGCCGAAGTGCCCGAACCGGGAAGAGATCGCGGATGGGGCACGGTGGCCTGGCAGCATTACGGCAGCCTGCTCGGCGCCCTGGCCGGCCACGAGTGGCCCACGACTTTGGATGTCTGCTTCGACCTTCCGGTGTACGCCTTCGGCTACAACTGGACCGATTCCAGCCACGCCTCGGGCCGGGCCCTGGCGGACTACATCGACCGGGTGATCGATGAACAGGGCCGGATCCAGCCCTGCCGGCAGGTGATCCTGGTGACCCACTCCATGGGCGGGCTGGTGGCCCGCTCGGCCTGCAAGCTGCACGGCGCCGAATCCAAAGTGCTGGGGGTGCTGCACGGCGCCCAGCCCGCCTTCGGGGCCCCGGCCGCCTACCAGCGCATCAAGCACGGGTTCCGGGAGCTGGACGGCTCGCTGTGGGACTGGCTGTGCCATCCGATCCGCAAGATCTCCGACACGCTCACCGAACGGGTGCTGGGCGACGAAGGCCCTGAGGTGACCCTGCTCATGGCCCACATGCCCGGCGGCCTGGAGCTGCTGCCCACCCGGGCGTACCGCACCAACGAGGGCCGCGCCGAGTGGCTGCACTACCGGGGCCGCCACGGCCACAGCCTCGATCTGCCCCGCCGGGGCGATCCCTACGATGAGATCTATTGCGCCAAAGAGGCCCCCTTTCGCTTGATCGATCCCCGGTGGCTGGGAGCCACTTCGGCTGGAGAATATGATCAGATGAAAGCAGGGCAATGGGGCGACTATATTGAAAACCTCAAGGTAGCAAAACAATTCCATGTCAGTCTCGGACACTACAGTCATCCCGAAACCTACCAGTTTTACGGTACGGCGCTCGAGACCCCAGATCGCATCGAAATCGGCTGCCAGAAGTTTTCCGGCCGGCAGCTGTTCGACCTTCAGTATCTGGAGGGCAAGCACTTTTTCGAGTTCCGCGACGCGCACAACCAGGTGATCGACACCGATCGCGATATGTATCTGGACGATCCGGCGGCCTTCGAGATCCCCAACCGCTGGCACACCGAATCGATCTGGGCTTACGCGGTATCGCCGCCCACAGGCTCGGGCGACGGCACGGTGCCCGACGCATCGGGCCGTGCCCTGGCCGCCCGCCCCAGTTTTTACGACAAGGGCCCCAACGGCACGGTGTCGATCGACGCCGACGATGAAAACGACCATGCCCGAACCCACGACCGGATCTTTAACACGGCGACGGCCCGGCACATCACGATAAAGGTGATTGAAAACCTATGCAAAGCCAAGATCAGACGCGAAACCGGCGCATGA
- a CDS encoding T6SS immunity protein Tli4 family protein — protein sequence MQSQDQTRNRRMSRIFCRWAAALATVAIMAGCAPTNRNQPMHRFNEPTRTCGVGRFVVDIPAAMTFAGGYSMRTFDLKETVWDTNHAQEQPENLWNEIIAEIQKLPFPEGIPNALLEAKQIDDIGNGLRFAFSHKDALRPKRGYLDALLITDTTGLWIAGFGKATGKDFMYRKSTDIARAYRAPEKRFDRAAVIDGRDAFYLRYGAVDLPFEYKESVDIVFRKHPLDKQLVLTINTRVVDRVNPVGMLEGLAAALAANIAPGVEVEKIRTRKRTVAGLAGEEMILKGTERGKTMLNFQWYYPGQANDSLHPRMLLIMDANDGGVEDKIDLWDAILDSLRPAGR from the coding sequence ATGCAAAGCCAAGATCAGACGCGAAACCGGCGCATGAGCCGCATCTTTTGCAGATGGGCGGCCGCCCTGGCAACAGTTGCCATCATGGCCGGCTGCGCCCCAACGAACAGGAACCAACCCATGCACCGTTTCAACGAACCTACCCGCACCTGCGGCGTCGGCCGCTTTGTCGTCGACATCCCCGCCGCCATGACTTTTGCCGGCGGCTACAGCATGCGCACGTTCGATTTGAAGGAAACCGTCTGGGATACAAACCATGCCCAAGAGCAGCCAGAAAACCTTTGGAATGAAATAATTGCCGAAATTCAAAAATTGCCTTTTCCTGAAGGCATCCCCAACGCCCTCTTGGAAGCCAAGCAAATCGACGACATCGGAAACGGCCTACGTTTTGCGTTTTCTCACAAAGATGCGCTTCGACCGAAAAGAGGTTATCTGGACGCACTGCTGATCACGGACACCACAGGTCTTTGGATTGCGGGCTTTGGGAAGGCGACCGGTAAAGACTTCATGTATCGAAAGTCCACCGACATAGCCCGGGCCTACCGTGCCCCGGAAAAGCGCTTCGACCGTGCCGCGGTCATCGACGGCCGCGATGCCTTTTACCTGCGCTACGGTGCCGTCGATCTGCCCTTCGAGTATAAAGAGAGCGTGGATATCGTCTTCAGGAAACACCCCCTGGACAAGCAATTGGTGTTGACCATCAACACCCGGGTGGTGGACAGGGTCAACCCTGTGGGTATGCTGGAAGGGCTGGCAGCGGCGCTGGCGGCCAACATTGCCCCCGGGGTCGAGGTCGAGAAGATCCGGACTCGAAAACGCACGGTCGCCGGATTGGCCGGCGAAGAGATGATTCTGAAAGGGACCGAACGAGGGAAAACGATGTTGAATTTCCAATGGTACTACCCTGGCCAGGCCAACGACAGCCTCCATCCCAGAATGCTGTTGATCATGGATGCGAACGATGGAGGGGTAGAAGATAAAATAGACCTCTGGGATGCGATCCTGGACTCCCTCCGTCCCGCCGGCCGATAG
- the queF gene encoding preQ(1) synthase, translating to MTDQTRHKVPYAIEPIASVRSDLLEPIDYAYKGRREITVTIHQPEFTSVCPMTGLPDFGTITIKYCPSEKIIELKSLKFYLLQYRNVGIFYEHVVNHILDDLAGALKPRWMEVHGAFSARGGITTEVVAAYPANQK from the coding sequence ATGACAGACCAGACCCGGCACAAGGTGCCCTACGCCATCGAACCCATCGCCTCGGTGCGTTCCGATTTGCTCGAACCCATCGATTATGCTTACAAAGGGCGTCGAGAGATCACCGTGACCATTCATCAACCGGAGTTCACTTCCGTGTGTCCCATGACCGGTCTGCCGGATTTCGGCACCATCACCATCAAATATTGCCCTTCGGAAAAGATCATCGAACTCAAATCGCTGAAGTTTTATCTGCTGCAATATCGTAATGTGGGCATATTTTACGAGCACGTCGTGAATCACATCCTCGACGACCTGGCGGGGGCACTCAAGCCCCGATGGATGGAGGTCCACGGTGCCTTTTCGGCCAGAGGGGGCATCACCACCGAAGTGGTGGCCGCGTATCCCGCGAACCAAAAATAA